One window from the genome of Methyloradius palustris encodes:
- a CDS encoding MFS transporter, with product MGSWMFALAAGAFCIGMTEFLPMGLLPDIARDLSVSIPAAGNLVTVYALGVVVGGPLMVAWTIRMPRKKTLLMLMAIFALGNALCAMAPNYQMLAVARIFTALSHGSFFGIGAVVALYLAPPGQSSRALALMFTGLTLANVLGVPLGTLLGQFTSWRIPFWTVSACGLLAIFAVWRYIPDLSAMPATNLRAEMRAVMGRDVLLAMAITAVGFAGVFTVFTYITPILEDQSGLSPHMVSVVLVAMGVAATIGLNIGGKLADWKLLPTITLSLVGMAILSATFAWSMQFTIPALITIFIWGIASFAVGPGLQTNAMQRAGDSPLMASTVNQSAFNLGNASGAFLGGAVIHFGLGLQSVALAGAIVAVCGCALTLYSMRQ from the coding sequence ATGGGTAGCTGGATGTTTGCACTAGCCGCTGGCGCATTTTGCATAGGCATGACTGAATTTTTGCCTATGGGTTTACTGCCAGATATCGCGCGTGATCTCAGCGTATCTATCCCCGCAGCGGGTAACCTAGTGACGGTTTATGCGCTGGGTGTTGTTGTTGGCGGGCCATTGATGGTGGCATGGACTATTCGCATGCCACGCAAGAAAACACTGTTAATGCTGATGGCGATCTTCGCATTAGGCAATGCATTGTGCGCTATGGCTCCAAACTATCAGATGCTGGCCGTGGCACGGATATTCACCGCACTGAGTCATGGCTCTTTCTTTGGCATAGGTGCGGTGGTTGCCCTCTATCTCGCGCCTCCAGGACAGAGCTCCCGCGCACTTGCATTGATGTTCACTGGACTTACATTGGCGAACGTTCTAGGTGTGCCACTGGGTACGCTACTGGGGCAGTTCACTTCTTGGCGCATTCCGTTCTGGACAGTCTCTGCCTGCGGCTTACTGGCCATATTTGCGGTATGGCGCTATATCCCCGACCTATCCGCAATGCCAGCGACTAATCTTCGCGCCGAGATGCGCGCTGTAATGGGGCGAGATGTCTTGCTGGCAATGGCCATCACGGCAGTCGGTTTTGCTGGCGTCTTTACAGTATTCACCTACATCACGCCCATATTAGAAGACCAATCTGGCTTATCGCCTCACATGGTGAGCGTTGTGTTAGTGGCAATGGGCGTTGCCGCAACCATAGGCCTGAATATTGGTGGCAAACTCGCAGACTGGAAATTGCTGCCAACCATTACCTTGTCGCTGGTCGGCATGGCGATACTGAGTGCAACATTTGCATGGAGCATGCAATTCACCATTCCTGCGCTCATCACTATATTCATCTGGGGTATTGCCAGCTTTGCTGTCGGCCCTGGCTTGCAGACGAATGCCATGCAACGCGCGGGAGATTCACCTTTAATGGCTTCTACAGTTAACCAGAGCGCATTTAATCTTGGCAATGCCAGCGGTGCTTTTCTCGGTGGAGCGGTGATTCACTTTGGCTTAGGGCTACAAAGTGTTGCGCTGGCAGGCGCAATCGTTGCGGTGTGTGGGTGCGCATTGACTTTGTATAGCATGCGCCAATAA